The Zavarzinia compransoris genome includes a window with the following:
- a CDS encoding anthranilate synthase component II: MTILIVDNYDSFVFNIARYFEELGAPTRVVRNDALSVAGVEALGPRAIVISPGPLAPDRAGVSLDLVARFSGVVPILGVCLGHQAIGQAFGGAVVRARRPLHGQGTPIDHDGTGLFAGLPRPLFVGRYHSLVVELAGDTPLAVTARSAEGEIMALAHRRHPTFGVQFHPESVLTEGGHALLRNFLAVAA, from the coding sequence ATGACCATCCTGATCGTCGACAATTACGACAGTTTCGTCTTCAACATCGCCCGCTATTTCGAGGAATTGGGCGCTCCTACCCGCGTCGTCCGCAACGATGCGCTGAGCGTCGCCGGGGTGGAGGCGCTGGGCCCCCGGGCGATCGTCATCTCGCCCGGGCCTTTGGCGCCGGACCGGGCGGGGGTCTCGCTCGACCTCGTCGCGCGGTTTTCGGGGGTCGTGCCCATTCTCGGGGTCTGTCTCGGCCATCAGGCGATCGGGCAGGCGTTCGGCGGCGCCGTGGTCCGGGCCCGCCGGCCGCTGCACGGCCAGGGAACACCGATCGATCACGACGGCACCGGGCTGTTCGCCGGCCTGCCCCGGCCGCTTTTCGTCGGGCGCTATCATTCCCTGGTGGTGGAACTGGCGGGGGATACGCCGCTCGCCGTCACCGCCCGCTCGGCGGAGGGGGAGATCATGGCACTTGCCCATCGCCGGCACCCGACCTTCGGCGTGCAGTTCCACCCCGAATCCGTGCTGACCGAGGGCGGCCACGCCCTGCTGCGCAATTTCCTGGCGGTGGCGGCATGA
- a CDS encoding PaaI family thioesterase, producing MDQQPADRRTPEQAQEIIARLSAMPGFALAHGVETVAAEPGAVTLAVRSRPDLRYLNNYFHGGAIAGLAEQAAILCATSVLPEGRIAATVELKLNNQRIATGSRLFALARAVSTSPAMVVVEVRIEAESPAGRGPCGVVMAVLRAVPFVA from the coding sequence ATGGATCAGCAGCCGGCGGACCGCCGCACACCGGAACAGGCGCAGGAGATCATCGCCAGACTGTCGGCGATGCCGGGCTTCGCGCTCGCCCATGGCGTCGAGACCGTGGCGGCAGAGCCGGGGGCGGTGACGCTGGCAGTGCGCAGCCGGCCCGACCTTCGCTACCTCAACAATTACTTTCACGGCGGCGCCATCGCCGGGCTGGCCGAACAGGCGGCGATCCTCTGCGCCACCTCGGTCCTGCCTGAGGGGCGGATCGCCGCGACCGTCGAACTGAAGCTGAACAACCAGCGGATCGCCACCGGCAGCCGCCTGTTCGCCCTGGCCCGGGCGGTGAGCACCAGCCCCGCCATGGTCGTGGTCGAGGTGCGGATCGAGGCCGAGAGCCCGGCCGGCCGCGGCCCCTGCGGCGTGGTGATGGCGGTGCTGCGCGCCGTGCCCTTCGTCGCCTGA
- the murA gene encoding UDP-N-acetylglucosamine 1-carboxyvinyltransferase, which yields MALQRIVIRGGGELHGEIPISGAKNAALPLVAAGLLTPGTLILDNLPELADVGFMLGLVEQHGAALARGPRHVEITAERITNTTAPYDLVRKMRASVLVLGPLVARMGEAKVSLPGGCAIGTRPVDLHLKGLEAMGARIELADGYVHATAPKGLKGTTIRFPFVSVGATENLLMAATLAEGETVLDNAAREPEITDLARCLEAMGADIAGIGTERLIVRGQPALHGARYSILPDRIETGTYAMAVGVAGGRVELVGARPDTLEDVIDVLNRCGVEVTPTERGMAVKRNGHRVAGVDVMTQPYPGFPTDLQAQMMVLMATADGAAMITETIFENRFMHVPELARMGANVTVHGASALVRGVPRLKGAPVMATDLRASISLVLAGLAAEGETVVNRIYHLDRGYERVEEKLGAVGARIQRVPE from the coding sequence ATGGCACTTCAGCGTATCGTCATCCGCGGCGGCGGCGAACTTCACGGCGAAATTCCGATCTCGGGCGCCAAGAACGCGGCCCTGCCCCTGGTCGCCGCCGGCCTGCTGACCCCGGGCACCCTGATCCTGGACAATCTGCCGGAACTGGCGGACGTCGGCTTCATGCTCGGCCTCGTCGAGCAGCACGGCGCGGCCCTCGCCCGCGGCCCCCGCCATGTCGAGATCACGGCGGAACGGATCACCAACACGACCGCGCCCTACGACCTCGTCCGCAAGATGCGGGCGAGCGTCCTCGTGCTCGGCCCGCTGGTCGCGCGCATGGGCGAGGCCAAGGTCTCGCTGCCCGGCGGCTGCGCCATCGGCACCCGCCCGGTCGACCTGCACCTTAAGGGCCTGGAGGCCATGGGCGCCCGGATCGAACTGGCCGACGGCTATGTCCATGCGACGGCGCCCAAGGGCCTCAAGGGCACCACCATCCGCTTCCCCTTCGTCTCGGTCGGCGCGACCGAGAACCTGCTGATGGCGGCGACCCTGGCCGAGGGCGAGACCGTCCTCGACAATGCGGCGCGCGAGCCGGAAATCACCGACCTCGCCCGCTGCCTGGAAGCCATGGGCGCCGATATCGCCGGCATCGGCACCGAGCGCCTGATCGTCCGCGGCCAGCCGGCCCTGCACGGGGCGCGCTATTCGATCCTGCCCGACCGGATCGAGACCGGGACCTATGCCATGGCGGTCGGCGTCGCCGGCGGCCGGGTCGAACTGGTGGGCGCCCGGCCCGACACGCTGGAAGACGTCATCGACGTCCTCAACCGCTGCGGGGTGGAGGTGACGCCGACCGAGCGCGGCATGGCGGTGAAGCGGAACGGCCATCGCGTCGCCGGCGTCGATGTCATGACCCAGCCCTATCCGGGCTTCCCGACCGACCTGCAGGCGCAGATGATGGTGCTGATGGCGACCGCCGACGGCGCCGCCATGATCACCGAGACGATTTTCGAGAACCGTTTCATGCATGTGCCGGAACTGGCGCGCATGGGCGCCAATGTCACGGTGCACGGCGCTTCCGCCCTGGTGCGCGGCGTGCCCCGCCTCAAGGGCGCGCCGGTGATGGCGACCGATCTCCGCGCCTCGATCAGCCTCGTCCTCGCCGGCCTCGCCGCCGAGGGCGAGACGGTGGTCAACCGCATCTATCACCTCGACCGCGGCTACGAGCGGGTCGAGGAGAAGCTGGGCGCGGTCGGCGCCCGCATCCAGCGCGTGCCCGAGTGA
- a CDS encoding DUF2948 family protein, whose protein sequence is MSGEPLNLGFADADDLGIVSALVQDAVVKTADLVYLGRMKRFALVANRFCWEAEGKAFRRRCGLHFDTVRTVRAKGIDRTAVEQVLELLAVDAREHENGVTIDLVFAGDAHLRLEAEAVEGGLKDLSEPWPTKRAPRHDVDGESA, encoded by the coding sequence ATGAGCGGGGAACCCCTGAACCTCGGCTTTGCCGATGCGGACGATCTCGGCATCGTCTCCGCCCTGGTGCAGGATGCGGTGGTGAAGACCGCCGACCTCGTCTATCTCGGCCGCATGAAGCGTTTCGCCCTGGTCGCCAACCGCTTCTGCTGGGAGGCGGAGGGCAAGGCGTTCCGCCGGCGCTGCGGCCTCCACTTCGACACGGTCCGCACGGTGCGGGCGAAAGGCATCGACCGCACCGCGGTCGAACAGGTATTGGAACTTCTGGCGGTCGACGCCAGGGAGCATGAGAACGGCGTGACGATCGACCTGGTCTTTGCCGGCGACGCCCATCTCCGCCTGGAGGCGGAGGCGGTGGAGGGCGGCCTGAAGGACCTGAGCGAGCCCTGGCCCACCAAGCGGGCGCCACGCCATGACGTTGACGGGGAATCCGCCTGA
- the hisD gene encoding histidinol dehydrogenase, with the protein MPLDLSSSAPDFAARFRDLLNAKREMSEDVDAAVARIIADVKQRGDAAVIDYTNRFDRLGLERPEQLRITADEIEAAVAGVGPDLLAAIDLAATRIESFHARQMPMDDHYTDAAGVRLGLRWTSVSAAGLYVPGGTAAYPSSVLMNALPAKVAGVPRIVMVVPTPGGTLNPAVMAAAKRAGVTDILRIGGAQAVAALAHGTGTIAPVDKIVGPGNAYVAAAKRQVFGLVGIDSIAGPSEILVVADGANDPAWIAADLLSQAEHDESAQSILLTDDNAFADAVLAAIEQLLERLPRAATARKSWDEHGAVIRLRSLDEAPALVEAVAPEHLELALDDPDAMANRIRHAGAIFLGRNTPEAIGDYVAGPNHVLPTARTARFSSGLSVFDFLKRTTLVGCDAEALRAIGPAAVTLARAEGLDAHGLSVAIRLGSTN; encoded by the coding sequence GTGCCGCTTGACCTTTCCTCCTCCGCGCCCGATTTCGCCGCCCGCTTCCGCGACCTGCTGAACGCCAAGCGCGAGATGTCGGAAGACGTCGATGCCGCCGTCGCCCGCATCATCGCCGACGTGAAGCAGCGCGGCGATGCCGCCGTCATCGACTATACCAACCGCTTCGACCGCCTGGGCCTGGAACGGCCGGAACAGCTCCGCATCACCGCCGACGAGATCGAGGCGGCGGTCGCCGGCGTCGGCCCGGACCTGCTGGCGGCGATCGACCTCGCGGCGACGCGGATCGAGAGTTTCCACGCCCGCCAGATGCCGATGGACGACCATTACACCGATGCCGCCGGCGTCCGCCTGGGGCTCCGCTGGACTTCGGTCTCGGCCGCCGGCCTCTATGTCCCGGGCGGGACCGCGGCCTATCCGTCGTCGGTGCTGATGAATGCCCTGCCGGCCAAGGTGGCGGGTGTGCCCCGTATCGTCATGGTCGTGCCGACCCCCGGGGGCACGCTGAACCCGGCCGTGATGGCGGCGGCGAAACGGGCCGGCGTCACCGATATTCTCCGCATCGGCGGCGCCCAGGCAGTCGCGGCGCTGGCCCATGGCACCGGCACCATCGCCCCGGTCGACAAGATCGTCGGCCCCGGCAATGCCTATGTCGCGGCGGCCAAGCGCCAGGTCTTCGGCCTGGTCGGCATCGATTCGATCGCCGGGCCCAGCGAGATCCTGGTGGTCGCCGACGGCGCCAACGATCCGGCCTGGATCGCCGCCGACCTCCTGTCCCAGGCCGAGCACGACGAAAGCGCCCAATCGATCCTGCTGACCGACGACAACGCCTTCGCCGATGCCGTGCTGGCCGCGATCGAGCAGCTCCTGGAACGCCTGCCCCGGGCCGCCACCGCGCGGAAAAGCTGGGACGAGCACGGCGCCGTCATCCGCCTGCGCAGCCTGGACGAAGCCCCCGCCCTGGTCGAAGCGGTCGCCCCCGAGCACCTGGAACTCGCCCTCGACGATCCGGACGCCATGGCCAACCGCATCCGCCATGCCGGCGCCATCTTCCTCGGCCGCAACACGCCGGAGGCGATCGGCGATTATGTCGCCGGGCCCAACCACGTGCTGCCGACCGCGCGCACGGCGCGCTTCTCGTCCGGCCTGTCGGTGTTCGATTTCCTGAAGCGGACGACCCTGGTCGGCTGCGACGCCGAGGCGCTGCGCGCCATCGGGCCCGCAGCGGTGACCCTGGCCCGGGCCGAGGGGCTGGATGCGCACGGCCTGTCGGTGGCGATCCGCCTCGGCAGCACGAATTGA
- the hisG gene encoding ATP phosphoribosyltransferase produces MVTKSPNEGLVLALPKGRILKELRPLLDKVGLTPEADFDNEKSRALKFRTAHPNVSLIRVRAFDVATFVAFGAAHLGVAGNDVLMEFDYPELYSPLDLDIGHCRLSVAEPADLAGKDDPTRWSHVRVATKYPHITRRHFAARGVQAECIKLNGAMELAPTLGLCRRIVDLVSTGDTLRANGLVEVEKIAEISSRLVVNRAAFKTRVEEIGGWIDAFRGALSAA; encoded by the coding sequence ATGGTGACCAAATCGCCCAACGAGGGGCTCGTCCTCGCCCTGCCCAAGGGCCGCATCCTGAAGGAATTGCGGCCCCTGCTGGACAAGGTCGGCCTGACGCCGGAAGCGGATTTCGACAATGAGAAATCCCGCGCCCTGAAGTTCCGGACCGCGCATCCCAACGTCTCGCTGATCCGGGTCCGGGCCTTCGACGTCGCCACGTTCGTCGCCTTCGGCGCCGCCCATCTGGGCGTCGCCGGCAACGACGTGCTGATGGAATTCGACTATCCCGAGCTTTATTCGCCCCTCGACCTAGACATCGGCCATTGCCGCCTGTCGGTGGCGGAACCGGCCGATCTTGCCGGCAAGGACGACCCGACCCGCTGGAGCCACGTCCGCGTCGCGACCAAATACCCCCATATCACCCGGCGCCATTTCGCCGCCCGCGGGGTGCAGGCGGAATGCATCAAGCTGAACGGCGCCATGGAACTGGCGCCGACGCTGGGCCTGTGCCGGCGCATCGTCGACCTGGTCTCGACCGGCGACACGCTGCGCGCCAACGGGCTGGTCGAGGTCGAGAAGATCGCCGAGATCTCGTCCCGCCTCGTCGTCAACCGCGCTGCCTTCAAGACCCGCGTCGAGGAAATCGGCGGCTGGATCGATGCCTTCCGGGGAGCCCTCAGTGCCGCTTGA
- a CDS encoding aminotransferase class IV, with amino-acid sequence MIWFDGSLRPGPAIDLDAGDRGLLLGDGVFETIGIFNRRPFALDAHVESLAAAGAVLGFAVPRDQVLAAVDALLGTMAGDHGALRVTVSRGAGPRGLLPPAEARPRVLASLAPWSPAVAFQPVTLATVALRRNETSPLSRLKTLAYLDPVLALTEARARGADDALMLNTRGRVAGSSMANLFALVGGQLVTPPVTDGVRPGIMRALAIEEFGAVERSLDPADLAGAPLFLTNSLRLLLPVTALDGDARPPLPATYAARFRLRCGLPG; translated from the coding sequence ATGATCTGGTTCGACGGCAGCCTGCGGCCGGGCCCCGCGATCGACCTCGATGCCGGGGACCGCGGCCTGCTGCTGGGCGATGGCGTGTTCGAGACCATCGGCATCTTCAACCGCCGGCCCTTCGCCCTCGATGCCCATGTCGAATCCCTGGCCGCGGCCGGTGCCGTGCTCGGCTTTGCCGTGCCGCGCGATCAGGTGCTGGCCGCCGTCGATGCCCTGCTTGGCACCATGGCCGGCGACCACGGCGCGCTGCGGGTGACCGTCAGCCGGGGGGCCGGGCCCCGGGGCCTGCTGCCCCCGGCCGAGGCCCGGCCCCGGGTGCTGGCCAGCCTCGCGCCCTGGTCGCCGGCCGTCGCCTTCCAGCCCGTCACGCTGGCGACGGTCGCCTTGCGGCGGAACGAAACCTCGCCCCTGTCGCGGCTGAAGACCCTGGCCTATCTCGATCCGGTGCTGGCCCTGACGGAAGCGCGGGCGCGGGGCGCCGACGATGCCCTGATGCTGAACACCAGGGGGCGGGTCGCCGGCAGCAGCATGGCCAATCTCTTCGCCCTGGTCGGCGGCCAGCTGGTCACCCCCCCGGTGACGGACGGCGTTCGCCCCGGCATCATGCGCGCCCTGGCGATCGAGGAATTCGGCGCGGTGGAGCGCAGCCTGGATCCCGCCGACCTGGCGGGCGCGCCCCTGTTCCTCACCAACAGCCTGCGCCTGCTGCTGCCGGTGACGGCACTGGATGGAGATGCCCGGCCGCCGCTGCCGGCGACCTATGCCGCCCGCTTCCGCCTGCGGTGCGGCCTGCCCGGTTGA
- a CDS encoding pentapeptide repeat-containing protein, with translation MALLFAFSAPAAAGDTGSDEEFPCAVGPRAACAGVDLRHRVLKGRDLSGIDLTGANLAHAVLRDVDLRGADLSGAILDGAVLERAFLQGAKFAGVKARGANFDFARMSGSDFSGADLTGASLEMAWATKASFKGAILVNTNLQEAKLSESTLEGADLSGAFIRYALFLNTVMAACTACPTDWQAR, from the coding sequence GTGGCCCTCCTCTTCGCCTTTTCGGCGCCGGCCGCGGCCGGTGATACGGGTAGCGACGAGGAATTTCCCTGCGCCGTCGGGCCCCGGGCAGCCTGTGCCGGGGTCGATCTGCGGCACCGGGTGCTGAAGGGGCGGGACCTGTCGGGGATCGACCTGACGGGGGCCAATCTGGCCCATGCCGTGCTGCGCGACGTCGACCTTCGCGGCGCCGATCTCTCCGGCGCCATTCTCGACGGCGCGGTGCTGGAGCGCGCCTTCCTGCAAGGGGCGAAATTCGCCGGGGTCAAGGCGCGCGGCGCCAATTTCGATTTCGCCCGGATGAGCGGCTCGGATTTTTCCGGCGCCGACCTGACCGGGGCCAGTCTCGAAATGGCCTGGGCGACCAAGGCCAGCTTCAAGGGCGCCATCCTGGTCAATACCAACCTCCAGGAAGCCAAGCTCTCGGAATCGACGCTCGAAGGCGCCGACCTCAGCGGCGCCTTCATTCGCTATGCCCTGTTCCTCAACACGGTCATGGCCGCCTGCACCGCCTGCCCGACCGACTGGCAGGCCCGCTGA
- a CDS encoding type II toxin-antitoxin system Phd/YefM family antitoxin, producing the protein MITEVNAVTFRQNLGEMLNQVQYRNDSIVISKDGKPVAALVDAELFARIRRMRDRFDDLTGRIAAAYAEVPAAEGLAEIDALVAESRRRP; encoded by the coding sequence ATGATCACCGAAGTCAATGCCGTGACCTTCCGCCAGAACCTGGGCGAAATGCTCAACCAGGTGCAATACCGGAACGACAGCATCGTGATCAGCAAGGACGGCAAGCCGGTGGCGGCCCTGGTCGATGCCGAACTCTTCGCCCGCATCCGCCGCATGCGCGACCGTTTCGACGATCTGACCGGCCGCATCGCCGCCGCCTATGCCGAGGTGCCGGCGGCGGAGGGGCTGGCGGAAATCGATGCCCTGGTGGCAGAAAGCCGTCGGCGGCCCTGA
- a CDS encoding putative toxin-antitoxin system toxin component, PIN family — protein MPALRVVFDTNVLVSGLAYPGSVPGRIVGAWRQGGIDVVLSRYILDEVARVLPRLARAPLGPEDIRDLIDSFVFLADIVEPAAVADADLRDRADLPILGTLAAAGAHYLVTGDKDLLALSARYPIVTPAAFWARHGG, from the coding sequence ATGCCGGCCTTGCGGGTCGTGTTCGATACCAATGTGCTGGTGTCGGGCCTTGCCTATCCCGGCAGCGTGCCGGGGCGTATCGTCGGGGCCTGGCGCCAGGGGGGTATCGACGTGGTTCTGTCGCGCTATATCCTGGACGAGGTGGCGCGGGTCCTGCCGCGTCTCGCCCGGGCGCCGCTGGGACCGGAAGACATCCGCGACCTGATCGACAGCTTCGTGTTCCTTGCGGATATCGTCGAGCCCGCGGCGGTGGCGGATGCCGACCTGCGGGATCGCGCCGATCTGCCCATTCTCGGCACGCTGGCGGCGGCCGGCGCTCACTATCTGGTCACCGGCGACAAGGATCTGCTGGCACTGTCGGCACGCTATCCCATCGTCACGCCGGCGGCCTTCTGGGCCCGGCACGGTGGCTGA
- the dcd gene encoding dCTP deaminase has product MAILSDIAIRKLAQEHKMVEPFVEGQRRDGVISYGLSSYGYDARVADEFKIFTNVDSAVVDPKNFSSNSFVDRKTDVCVIPPNSFALARTVEYFRIPRDVLVICLGKSTYARCGIIVNVTPLEPEWEGHVTLEFSNTTPLPAKIYANEGACQFLFLRGDQPCEVSYGDRAGKYMRQTGVTLPRL; this is encoded by the coding sequence ATGGCCATTCTGTCCGACATCGCGATCCGCAAGCTCGCCCAGGAGCACAAGATGGTCGAGCCCTTCGTCGAGGGGCAGCGGCGCGACGGGGTGATTTCCTACGGCCTGTCGTCCTACGGCTATGACGCGCGGGTGGCGGACGAATTCAAGATCTTCACCAATGTCGACAGCGCCGTGGTCGACCCGAAGAATTTCTCCAGCAACAGCTTCGTCGACCGCAAGACCGACGTCTGCGTCATCCCGCCCAATTCCTTCGCGCTCGCCCGGACGGTCGAATATTTCCGCATCCCGCGCGACGTTCTCGTGATCTGCCTCGGCAAGAGCACCTATGCCCGCTGCGGCATCATCGTGAACGTGACGCCGCTGGAACCCGAATGGGAAGGCCACGTCACCCTGGAGTTTTCCAACACCACCCCGCTGCCCGCGAAGATCTATGCGAACGAGGGCGCCTGCCAGTTCCTGTTCCTGCGCGGGGACCAGCCCTGCGAAGTCTCCTATGGCGACCGCGCGGGCAAATACATGCGCCAGACCGGCGTCACCCTGCCGAGGCTTTGA
- the pabB gene encoding aminodeoxychorismate synthase component I, with amino-acid sequence MAIHPLGPLDSMHAACRLAGLPGFAFLDSAQRHPAQGRHSYLTGDPAGWFEVRDGIAHWRGEIMAGTDALSSLRRLLARGRGAGAGFAPFGGGAVGFIAYEAGRLFEKQPETGPRPVPDMVFGLYDWLIAVDHARGEAVLATGLLPDGPGGRADQVRDLLAGPAAFGPAPRLSWRAEVEAGVFRARVARVIAAILAGDLFQANIAQGFAADWPAGADPFALYAALRAANPGDFAAFLDFPGLAVASSSPERFVKVAGGQVEARPIKGTIARARGAAEDAAQARALAASVKDRAENVMIVDLLRNDLSRVCRPHSVAVPELCAIESYAGLHHMVSTVTGTLAPGRDALDLIAAAFPGGSITGAPKPEAMRLIAELEGRPRGLYCGSIGWLGFDGAADLNIAIRTLTVQNGTARFQTGGGITALSDPAREYEETLLKASRIFAASGGLSM; translated from the coding sequence ATGGCGATCCATCCCCTCGGCCCCCTCGATTCGATGCATGCCGCCTGCCGGCTGGCGGGCCTGCCCGGCTTCGCCTTTCTCGACAGCGCGCAGCGCCATCCGGCCCAGGGCCGCCACAGCTATCTGACCGGCGATCCCGCGGGTTGGTTCGAGGTCCGCGACGGTATCGCCCATTGGCGTGGCGAGATCATGGCGGGGACGGATGCGCTGTCGTCGCTGCGCCGCCTGCTCGCCCGGGGCCGGGGGGCCGGGGCGGGCTTCGCGCCTTTCGGGGGCGGTGCCGTCGGCTTCATCGCCTATGAGGCCGGGCGCCTGTTCGAGAAACAGCCGGAAACCGGCCCCCGGCCGGTGCCGGACATGGTCTTCGGCCTCTACGACTGGCTGATCGCCGTCGATCATGCCCGGGGCGAGGCGGTGCTCGCCACCGGCCTCCTGCCCGATGGCCCGGGGGGTCGGGCGGATCAGGTCCGCGACCTTCTGGCCGGCCCCGCCGCCTTCGGCCCCGCGCCCCGCCTGTCGTGGCGGGCGGAGGTCGAGGCCGGCGTCTTCCGGGCCAGGGTCGCCCGGGTGATCGCGGCGATCCTGGCCGGCGACCTGTTCCAGGCCAATATCGCCCAGGGTTTCGCGGCCGACTGGCCGGCGGGGGCGGATCCCTTCGCCCTCTATGCCGCGCTCCGTGCCGCCAATCCGGGGGATTTCGCGGCTTTTCTCGATTTTCCGGGGCTGGCCGTCGCCTCCTCCTCGCCGGAACGCTTCGTGAAGGTCGCGGGCGGGCAGGTCGAGGCGCGGCCGATCAAGGGCACCATCGCCCGGGCCCGGGGGGCCGCCGAAGATGCCGCCCAGGCCCGGGCGCTGGCCGCCTCGGTCAAGGACCGGGCGGAAAACGTCATGATCGTCGACCTGCTGCGCAACGACCTGTCCCGGGTCTGCCGGCCCCATTCGGTGGCCGTGCCCGAGCTTTGCGCGATCGAAAGCTATGCCGGCCTTCATCACATGGTCTCGACCGTGACCGGCACCCTGGCGCCGGGGCGGGACGCCCTGGACCTGATCGCCGCCGCCTTCCCCGGCGGCTCCATCACCGGCGCCCCCAAGCCCGAGGCCATGCGCCTGATCGCCGAACTGGAAGGCCGGCCGCGCGGCCTCTATTGCGGTTCGATCGGCTGGCTCGGCTTCGACGGCGCGGCCGACCTCAATATCGCCATCCGCACCCTGACGGTGCAGAACGGCACCGCCCGCTTCCAGACCGGCGGCGGCATCACCGCCCTGTCCGATCCCGCCCGCGAATATGAGGAAACCCTGCTGAAGGCATCGCGCATTTTCGCGGCGAGCGGGGGCTTGTCGATGTAA
- a CDS encoding type II toxin-antitoxin system PrlF family antitoxin, translating into MAGIHETATLTSKGQITLPKSIRQALGVETGGKVAFVLRQGEVVVSRVDAEHADPAVDAFLGLIEADLRAGRHVQALPEDLAASLLAEAGRPVDLDDVIEGAVDL; encoded by the coding sequence ATGGCGGGCATTCACGAGACGGCGACGCTGACCTCGAAAGGGCAGATTACCCTGCCGAAATCCATTCGGCAGGCCCTGGGGGTCGAGACCGGGGGCAAGGTGGCCTTTGTCCTGCGCCAGGGAGAAGTGGTCGTCAGTCGGGTCGATGCCGAGCATGCCGATCCGGCGGTCGATGCCTTTCTGGGCCTGATCGAAGCCGATCTCCGGGCCGGCCGGCATGTCCAAGCGCTGCCTGAAGACCTTGCGGCGAGCCTGCTCGCCGAAGCCGGCCGCCCGGTCGATCTCGATGACGTGATCGAAGGGGCTGTCGATCTCTGA
- a CDS encoding type II toxin-antitoxin system YhaV family toxin: protein MQRHGWTLLFHDAVVEQLRRLEAAARRAAAADPAAADGNANVKLLRALSHLILDVVPADPGRDEFRQGNTLGPTHRHWRRAKIGRRFRLFFRYDSRAKVIVYAWVNDADTLRSAGGRSDPYAVFERMLARGNPPDDWAALLKASRAGWSATGTGDPAP from the coding sequence ATGCAGCGCCACGGCTGGACCTTGCTGTTTCATGATGCGGTGGTCGAGCAGTTGCGCAGGCTGGAGGCGGCGGCGCGACGAGCGGCGGCAGCCGATCCGGCCGCGGCGGACGGCAATGCCAATGTCAAATTGCTCCGGGCCCTCAGCCACCTGATCCTCGATGTCGTGCCCGCCGATCCGGGGCGCGATGAATTCCGGCAGGGAAACACTCTGGGCCCCACCCATCGGCACTGGCGCCGCGCCAAGATCGGCCGGCGCTTCCGCTTGTTCTTTCGCTATGATTCCAGGGCGAAGGTCATCGTCTACGCCTGGGTGAACGATGCCGACACCTTGCGCTCCGCCGGTGGCCGGTCCGATCCCTATGCGGTCTTCGAGAGAATGCTGGCTCGCGGCAACCCGCCGGACGATTGGGCGGCACTGCTGAAGGCGAGCCGTGCCGGATGGTCGGCGACGGGTACGGGCGATCCTGCGCCATGA